The Nodosilinea sp. PGN35 genomic sequence GGTCAGCCTGCCCCAGGGGCTTGCCGACTTCGTAGACCATCCAGGCATTGAGGTCGTGGCGGCGTTCTTCCATCAGCTCGGCGGCGCGGCGCAGGATGGCGGCCCGCTCCTTGGCGGGGGTGGCGGCCCAGGCGGGGAAGGCGGCCTTGGCGGCGGCGATCGCCCGATCGGCCTGTTCCTGACTGGCCAGCCCCAGCTTGCCCACCAGTTCCGCTGGCTTCGACGGGTTCACCGAGTCGGCAGTGGCTTCGGTCTCGACCGCCTCCCCATTGATGATCGGGTTGTAGCGCCGACCCAGCTGGGCGTGGACGGTCTTGAGCGCTTCAGTGGCCTGGGAACGGCGGGTGGCAATGGCGAAGTCGGTGTCCGGGGCGTTGGGGAAGGGGGAACGTTCAAAACGTTCAGAACGTGCCACGTTGTCTTCCTCCGCAAACTCCGGTGCCGCGAGGAGGGTTTCGACGGGCACGTCTTCCTGGTTTTGGCGCAGGAAAGAGCTGTTGGCGGTGTTCTCCAGCAGGCGGCGGATCAGGTAGGACATGCCGGGAATCAGCTCGCCGAAGGGGGTGTAGACCCGCACGCGGTAGCCTTTGTCTGCCAGGGTTCTGGCCAGTTTGTCGGCCATACCGTAGAGCACCTGAAGCTCAATGCGGCGGCGGGGAATGCCCAGTTCTTCGGCGATCGCCATGGCGTGGGCCTGGGAGCGGACGTTGTGGCTGCCGATGGCGGCGTATAGATATTGATGGTTCTCTAGCAGCAGCCGGGTCATGCGCTCAAAGTTGGCGTCGGTGGAGATCTTCTGGTTGTAGACCGGGGTGGGCCAGCCGTTCTGCCGGGCGGTGATGGTCTCTTGATCCCAGTAGGCCCCTTTGACCAGGCGCACGGTGACGGGAGTGCCTCGATTCTTGGCCCACAGCACCAGATCTTTCAGGTCGGTGTAGCTGTCGCGCAGGTAGGCTTGCAGGGTGACGCCCAGGTCGTCGCGCTGGCGAAACTCGGCCTCCATCAGAATGTCTTTGAGAATCGCCAGGGTGAGCGCCTTGTAGCGATACTGCTCCATGTCAAAGTGGACGGCGACGCCGAGTTCCTGGGCACGGCGCAGCAGGGTGCGAATGTGCTCGCTGACTTTGGCCCGGCTGCCCTCGGCATCCAGCGGGTCGAACTGCGAATAGAAGGCGGTGAGCTTGACCGAAACCTGAACTTTGGAGAGTTCCTTGCCGTCTGCCACATCGATCGCATCGACGGTTTTCCAGCTCTTCGCCGCCGCAGAGAGCTGCTCCATCAGGTCCAGGTAGCGCTGCAGGTAGGCCTGGGCCTCCGCCTCGGTGATTACCGCCTCACCGAGCAAATCCATAGTGAAGGTGAGCTTGTCCTTCCGCATGCGCTCGATCGCCTTGATCGCCTGGTCCATCTTTTCGCCGGAGATGTAGCGGTAGGCCAGGGTCTCAACGGCGGGGGCAACGGTAGTGGCGGCCAGCTTACCGGGAGCCGAGTCCGGGTCGGTGAAGTTGAGCAGCCCTTTGAGCACGCCGGGTAGCTCCACGGCTTCGGCGGACAGGTACTCTTGCAGGTGGCGGGCGATCTCGGGCTTGCTGCGCAGGGCCGGCAGGGCATCGATGAAGCGAAACAGCTGCACCTTGAGGCCGGGGTTGGCCATGGCGAAGTCCATAATCTTGTCGTCCCAGCGCATCTGGTCGCGCATCTGGGCAAAGAGGTTCTTCTTCTCGCGGGTGGCGGCCAGCAGGGCGGTGGCGATCGCGAGGGTCTGGGTTTCGTAGGGGTGCGAGTCGGTCTGGGGCTGAATGGCTGGGGCTACCACGGTATATATCTCCTTATTCCCTACCTCCTATCTTGAGCGAAAAAAAGCGCTGTAGGGTCACCGCGTCATGATACTTTTCTCGCCCAGGAGTAAGGCTTGAGCGGCTTATGATGTGGCCTTGGTCTGGTAACCGCTGGGCTAGGCTACGGCGTAGCCAGTATGTTCTCGCACTTCGGGAGCGTGAAAGGCCAGCACAATGTGGTCTTTAGGTACGCCTGCCGCCACTAAATCCGCCGTAATGCTGCTTTCAATACCGTCGTAGTGAACCCAAACTTTGCTATCGCGTATTTCTGCATGGACAACCATACCGTGAATGCGCTTGCTGCCATCCCAGCCTTCATGGATTAAAAAAAAGTGGTTATTGTCACGGCTGACCACAACGTCAGTTCTGACATCGCCATAGCGATAGGGCAAGTCAGCATAGTACCGGAGCGTATTTTCTAAAATCTTACGCCACTGCTCTAAGGTTTCCATTCAATAATTTCCTCAGTTGCCGAATTGAAAACGAACAAGCGAAAGCCTGGTTCCGCCAAGAGAAGTTGCCCAGCCTCCTCGGCAAACAACGTTTGAAATACCGTTTGGTTTACAGCCAGGTAGAGGATGCGATCAGGTTCTTGCTTTTGCAGTGTTCTAGCGTAAAGAAAGTATTGTCCCCATGCAATTTCAAGATCGCTAATAGGAGAAGGACTGAGAAAGCTTTTGACCTCTACCGCAATTTTTTCGGTGCCACGCTCAGCCGCAATTAGTTTTTCAGCGCCTAAATCTACAAAAACAGAGCGTAACCCAATCGTTAAAATTAGCGGATCATCGGTAATCGTCCACCCATCTTTCTCTAATGCTACACGCACGGTATCGTGGTAAAGATCTTTGGCTGGCATAGATCTATGACTCTTTATGGGTTGCTCAACCCCATAAAAGTCAGTCTACATTGGTAACAGGCTAAGGACGCTTAAGAAGACCTAACAGTTTACCCATGACCGACGACACCCGCGATCGCGCCCAAACCCAGTATGCCTACGGCCAAACCGCCTTTGAGCGCGGGAACTACCGCGAGGCGGTGGAATGTTTTGAAGCTGCCCTCAACCTGGCTAAGGCCACTACCCCCCTGGGGGGCGAAATTCAGACCTGGCTGGTGAATGCCTACAGTGCGGTGGGGCGGCAGAGTGATGCGATCGCCCTCTGCCAGGCCCTGACCCGCCACCCCGACCTGGAGACCCGCAAGCAGGGCAAAAACCTGCTCTACATTTTGCAGGCCCCCCAGCTCCAGCGCCCCACCAACTGGATGACCGAGATTCCCGATCTGGACAAGCTGTCCGCCGAGGGGGCACAAAGTCTAGGCCAGGCGGGCTATTCGGGAGCAAAGACAACCGCTCGCCCCAGACCTAAGCTCGAAGAACCAACCATTGACCCCAGTGAAATTAACCGCAAAGACAACGGGTTTCTGTGGGTGGCCCTGGTGGGGGTGACCCTGATTCTGGGCGGCTTGCTTTGGCTGAGCTAACCCCACCTTTCATTTGGCTGAGCTAACCCCACCTTTCAAAAGACTATGGCAGACTGTGGCCGGGCCTGCGGCATCCTCAGAAATGGGATTGCTTTGGGCAGGATCCGACCGTATGATCTAAAGCTGCTGTTTTAGACGTTGGTTAAACCATGGTGAGCGTTCGCCGTTCGTGGATTGTGGGGGTGTCGAGCCTTTTACTACTACTGCCTCTGGGGGCCTGTGGTACCTCAGCCCCAGAGCAGGGTTCAGAGGCAAACAGCGCGGGGGAGGCAACTACCAGCACCATTCCCCTCACCGCCGGGGCGATTCCTGACCAAGACCCGGAGCTGCTCCAGCGGCTCTACAGCAAGCTGGCCGACTACCTGGAGGCCGAGCTGGGCGTGCCGGTGGAGTATAAGCCCGTAACCGACTACGCCGCCGCCGTCACCGCCTTTCGGGTGGGCGATCTCGACCTGGTCTGGTTTGGCGCGCTGACCGGGGTGCAGGCGCGGCTTCAGCTGCCGGGGGCCGAGGCGATCGCCCAGCGCGACATCGACGAGCAGTTCCACAGCATTTTTATCGCCAACGCCGACAGCGGCATTGCAGAAATTCAAGACATCGGCGACCTGGCTCAGCTCAAGGGCCGCACCTTTACCTTTGGCAGCGAGTCATCGACCTCGGGGCGGCTGATGCCCCAGGCGTATCTAGAGCAGGCCGGAGTCGATGTAGAGAACGACTTTCGCGGCGAGGTGGGCTTTTCGGGCAACCACGACGCCATTCTCAAGCTAGTGGAGGCGGGCACCTACGAGGTGGGGGTGCTCAACGAGCAGGTGTGGCTCGACCGGCTGGCCGCCGGGGCGGTGGACACCGACAAGGTGGTGCAGATCTGGCGCACCCCGCCCTACTTCAACTACCACTGGGTGATCAGCCCCAAGGTAGACGAGCGCTACGGCGAGGGGTTCTCGGAGCGGGTGCAGGCGGCGCTGCTGGCCCTCGACCCGGCGGTGCCCGAGCACAAAGAGATTCTCGACCTGTTTGGGGCCGAGCGCTTTATCGTCACCACCAACGAAAACTACGCTGAGATCGAAGCCGTAGGCCGCAAGATCGGCAAAATTCAGTGAGCCCATTGCCCGTGTTCCAGCTAGAGGGGGTGAGCTGTCGCTTTGGGGCGGTGACGGCCCTGAGCGATTGCAGCCTGGCGATCGCCCCCGGTGAGCGAGTGGCGCTGATTGGCCCCAGCGGCGCGGGCAAGAGCACGCTGCTGAGCCTGCTCAACGGTAGCCAGGTGCCCACCACAGGCCGCGTCACGATCCTGGGCCAGGAGGTAAACCGTCTCAGCGCTAGAAAACGACGCCGGATTCAGCGGCTGGTGGGCACGGTCTACCAGCAGCACCACCTGGTGGGCAACCTGGCGGTGGTGCACAATGTCAATGCCGGGCACCTGGGCCGCTGGTCTTTAGCCAAGGCCCTCTGGTCGCTGGTGTGGCCCCAGGGAGTGCAGCGGGCGGCCGAGGCCCTGACCCAGGTGGGCATTGCCGACAAGCTCTACGCCCGCACCGATCGCCTCTCGGGCGGCCAGCAGCAGCGGGTGGCCCTGGCCCGGGTGCTGGTGCAAGACCCGGCCGCGATTCTGGCCGATGAGCCGATTTCGAGTGTGGACCCGGAGCGATCGCGGGCCCTGATGGCCCTGCTGCGCCAGCTCAGCGAAACCACCGGCAAAACCCTGGTGATCAGCCTGCACGAGGTGGAGTTTGCGGTGAAATACTGCGATCGCATCATTGGCCTGCGCCAGGGCAAAATTCTCTTTGATGCCCCAGCCACCCAAGTGAGTGACGCCATGATGGCTAGCCTCTACCAGCTTTAAAGCGGGTTCAGCTCATAACGGTGAACCTTCAAACATAGCCCCGGCGGCGGCCCATGGGCTGGTATAGCTTTAGCCAATCGGGTTGAGACATTGACCCAGCGAACGTTCAGACGATTGAACGTTCTCGGGTTTATCGATGTCCTAACGACCATGGCTATGGCTACAAAAGTCACCCTATCCCTTCAAACATGCCTGACATTAGAGCAAAATTTGCCCGCCAAACATCCTGAAAGGGCAACAGACCGACAGTTTTGTATTGAGGAATATATGCAAAGGGCGAACTTCCAAGGTTAAGTAGTGGCTGCTACAAAAAATGGTTTCTGTAGCAGCCTGTTTACCGACCCTGAATGAAAATCGCCACCTGGAACCTTGAGCGCGCGCTGCCCCAGTCTGTACAGGCCGATCGGCAGCGACAATGGCTCAGCCGCATCGATGCCGACATTTGGATTTTGACCGAGACCCACCTAGACATTACCCCCGGCGTAGACTATTCCTCCGTAGTCAGCGGGCCGCCCGATCGCCCTGGCGACGACGGCGAACGCTGGGTGCAAATCTGGGTGCAAACTGGGGAACTCACGCCCCTAGACACTAGCGATGCAGCACGCACCACCGCCGCCCTGCTAACGCTACCCAACTGCCAGCAGTGGGTGCTGTATGGCACCGTACTGCCCTGGTTAGGGAGTAGCTGGCAAGCGTACCCTGCTTCCCAGGGCCAGGCCTTTGCCGCAGCCCTAGCCGCCCAGCAGGCCGACTGGCAACAGCTGCGGGCAACCTATCCCCAGGCCGTTTTAGTCGTAGCCGGAGACTTCAACCAAGACCTCAACGCTCTGCACTACTATGGGTCGCGCCGCAACAAGCAGGCCCTGCGGCAGGCCCTAGACAGCGTCGGGTTAGTCTGCCACACCGCTGGGGAGCACGACCCGGTGCATCAGCTCATTGACGGACAGCACTCCAACATAGACCACATCTGCCTCAGTCAAGACCTGCCGGGGCCGTTCCAGCGGTCCTTTGCCTGGCCACCCCGGTTAGACGATCTGCGCGGTCTGTCTGACCACTTCGGGGTTGGCGTTGACATTGGCTGTGCACCGTAGTGGGGAGATGGGGGGAAAGTCATTACCAGAGGCAAATTTTGGTCACCGCAATGTTGCCGCCAAAGCAAACGGCCACGTCTGAGTCAGGGTCGTGGCGGCGATCGCCGTACTGGCCCGTATAGTAAAACTGGCCCTGGTCAACCTTAAACTCCGTTGGCAGGGGCTGGGTACAGGGGGGGCAAAAAACCAGTTCGGGTTCGCCAGCCCCCGGCGGCAGATGGGGTAAATTCACATTCCAAAAGCAGCCCGGTGGCAGCACCTCGGCCATCAAGATCTCAATTGTCCGAATCGCCAAACCCATGGCCAGTTCCCAATCAATAGGACGGCGATTCTGAATGTAGTGGGAAATAGCAATCCCCGGCACCCGCAGCAGCGCCGCTTCGCGCACCGCAGCCACAGTGCCCGACAGGTAAATGTCGGCCCCCATGTTGCCCCCGGAATTAATACCTGAAAGCACCCAGGTCGCCTCAGGGCACAGGTGGCTGAGGGCAACGCGGGTGCAGTCGGCGGGGGTGCCGCCAATGGCAAAGGCACGATCGCTGCGCTGGTCGATGGCGATCGGGCCGCCCCGGTTCATCTGGTGGCTACAGCCTGAGAGATGCTGGTCGGGGGCCACCACCCAGGTGGGATAGTTGGCCAAGGCATTGTGCAACGCCTGAATGCCCGGCGCGTCGATGCCGTCGTCGTTGGTCAAAACC encodes the following:
- the pruA gene encoding L-glutamate gamma-semialdehyde dehydrogenase is translated as MVAPAIQPQTDSHPYETQTLAIATALLAATREKKNLFAQMRDQMRWDDKIMDFAMANPGLKVQLFRFIDALPALRSKPEIARHLQEYLSAEAVELPGVLKGLLNFTDPDSAPGKLAATTVAPAVETLAYRYISGEKMDQAIKAIERMRKDKLTFTMDLLGEAVITEAEAQAYLQRYLDLMEQLSAAAKSWKTVDAIDVADGKELSKVQVSVKLTAFYSQFDPLDAEGSRAKVSEHIRTLLRRAQELGVAVHFDMEQYRYKALTLAILKDILMEAEFRQRDDLGVTLQAYLRDSYTDLKDLVLWAKNRGTPVTVRLVKGAYWDQETITARQNGWPTPVYNQKISTDANFERMTRLLLENHQYLYAAIGSHNVRSQAHAMAIAEELGIPRRRIELQVLYGMADKLARTLADKGYRVRVYTPFGELIPGMSYLIRRLLENTANSSFLRQNQEDVPVETLLAAPEFAEEDNVARSERFERSPFPNAPDTDFAIATRRSQATEALKTVHAQLGRRYNPIINGEAVETEATADSVNPSKPAELVGKLGLASQEQADRAIAAAKAAFPAWAATPAKERAAILRRAAELMEERRHDLNAWMVYEVGKPLGQADPEVSEAIDFCRYYADEMERLDAGYAYDYPGETNRYRYFPCGIAVVISPWNFPLAIATGMTVAALVTGNCTILKPAENSAVIAAKIAEILIEAGMPPGVFQYLPARGSTVGAHLVNHPDVHLIAFTGSREVGCRIYAEAAQWRPGQRHLKRVIAEMGGKNAIIIDESADLDQAVQGVVYSAFGYSGQKCSACSRVVVVASVYDTFVRRLIEATRSLNVGEAVKASTKVGPVIDANAQAKIKEYIEKGKAEATLALEMPAPAEGYFVGPTVFTDVKPDAVIAQEEIFGPVLAVIKAQDFDEALRIANDTDYGLTGGLYSRTPSHIERVQNEFAVGNLYINRGITGAIVSRQPFGGFKMSGVGSKAGGPDYLLQFLEPRHVSENVQRQGFAPIEGVD
- the surE gene encoding 5'/3'-nucleotidase SurE → MTLVLTNDDGIDAPGIQALHNALANYPTWVVAPDQHLSGCSHQMNRGGPIAIDQRSDRAFAIGGTPADCTRVALSHLCPEATWVLSGINSGGNMGADIYLSGTVAAVREAALLRVPGIAISHYIQNRRPIDWELAMGLAIRTIEILMAEVLPPGCFWNVNLPHLPPGAGEPELVFCPPCTQPLPTEFKVDQGQFYYTGQYGDRRHDPDSDVAVCFGGNIAVTKICLW
- a CDS encoding element excision factor XisH family protein, giving the protein MPAKDLYHDTVRVALEKDGWTITDDPLILTIGLRSVFVDLGAEKLIAAERGTEKIAVEVKSFLSPSPISDLEIAWGQYFLYARTLQKQEPDRILYLAVNQTVFQTLFAEEAGQLLLAEPGFRLFVFNSATEEIIEWKP
- a CDS encoding putative selenate ABC transporter substrate-binding protein produces the protein MVSVRRSWIVGVSSLLLLLPLGACGTSAPEQGSEANSAGEATTSTIPLTAGAIPDQDPELLQRLYSKLADYLEAELGVPVEYKPVTDYAAAVTAFRVGDLDLVWFGALTGVQARLQLPGAEAIAQRDIDEQFHSIFIANADSGIAEIQDIGDLAQLKGRTFTFGSESSTSGRLMPQAYLEQAGVDVENDFRGEVGFSGNHDAILKLVEAGTYEVGVLNEQVWLDRLAAGAVDTDKVVQIWRTPPYFNYHWVISPKVDERYGEGFSERVQAALLALDPAVPEHKEILDLFGAERFIVTTNENYAEIEAVGRKIGKIQ
- a CDS encoding phosphonate ABC transporter ATP-binding protein: MSPLPVFQLEGVSCRFGAVTALSDCSLAIAPGERVALIGPSGAGKSTLLSLLNGSQVPTTGRVTILGQEVNRLSARKRRRIQRLVGTVYQQHHLVGNLAVVHNVNAGHLGRWSLAKALWSLVWPQGVQRAAEALTQVGIADKLYARTDRLSGGQQQRVALARVLVQDPAAILADEPISSVDPERSRALMALLRQLSETTGKTLVISLHEVEFAVKYCDRIIGLRQGKILFDAPATQVSDAMMASLYQL
- a CDS encoding XisI protein, with the translated sequence METLEQWRKILENTLRYYADLPYRYGDVRTDVVVSRDNNHFFLIHEGWDGSKRIHGMVVHAEIRDSKVWVHYDGIESSITADLVAAGVPKDHIVLAFHAPEVREHTGYAVA